Proteins found in one Cricetulus griseus strain 17A/GY chromosome X, alternate assembly CriGri-PICRH-1.0, whole genome shotgun sequence genomic segment:
- the LOC103161360 gene encoding protein Hikeshi-like, translating to MNIVRTPSVAQIDILEELLASLAQQTLVRSAAVSSVDSFMQFTQKMLDSFYNFASSLALSQAQMTPNPYEMIISANVVLK from the coding sequence ATGAATATTGTTCGAACTCCATCTGTTGCTCAGATTGACATTTTGGAGGAATTGTTGGCCAGTCTGGCTCAGCAGACTCTTGTGCGCAGTGCTGCTGTGTCCTCGGTTGACTCATTCATGCAGTTCACACAGAAGATGTTGGACAGCTTCTACAATTTTGCTTCATCACTTGCTCTCTCTCAGGCCCAGATGACACCAAATCCGTATGAAATGATCATCTCAGCAAATGTGGTTCTGAAATGA